A portion of the Planctomycetota bacterium genome contains these proteins:
- a CDS encoding DNA methyltransferase, with protein MAEPAPNTLYYGDNLQILRDHVVDASVDLVYLDPPFNSNADYNVLFAEQSGAASSAQIKAFGDTWKWNDEAAANFEEAITSGIDRLASLMVAFRDFMPQSDMLAYLSMMAPRLVELRRVLKDTGSLYLHCDPTASHYLKLVLDAVFGPEHFKSEIIWRRTGAHGKARRFAPVHDTIFYYVKSPDFVWNRPTRPYMRGHVEQYFVEDEHGWRTDYYGNVLTGSGTRGGESGKPWKGFDPTAKGRYWAIPGKLLEQMNEDFSGLSQHQKLDRLYELGCIKIEPESAWPIPEWYVKPDHGTPVSDLWTYQPYTDGTVFGTDEGIDEDVRWLSTQDKERLGYPTQKPEALLERIINASSNEGDVVLDPFCGCGTAVVAAQKLGRRWLGIDITHLATNLIKVRLRDTFGLHAEADYDVVGEPESISGAHQLFEDDAYQFQYRALSLVECFPQEKKKGADKGIDGRLWIDDGGKTRQVIISVKGGKNVSVQMVRDLRGVVEREKAAVGVFITLAEPTKPMVKEAADAGFFESGTVAGSKVPRLQILTIQNLLDGDHIELPAQTLIRATKQAPKARKRKKEEPGLYG; from the coding sequence ATGGCCGAGCCCGCGCCCAACACGCTGTACTACGGGGACAACCTGCAAATTCTGCGCGACCATGTCGTCGACGCGTCGGTCGATCTCGTTTACCTCGATCCGCCGTTCAACTCCAACGCTGATTACAACGTGCTCTTCGCCGAGCAGTCCGGCGCTGCCAGCAGCGCCCAGATCAAGGCGTTCGGCGACACGTGGAAGTGGAACGACGAAGCGGCCGCGAACTTCGAAGAAGCGATCACCAGCGGTATCGACCGCCTTGCCAGCCTCATGGTCGCCTTCCGCGACTTCATGCCGCAAAGCGACATGCTCGCGTATCTATCGATGATGGCCCCGCGGCTGGTCGAACTTCGCCGCGTCCTCAAGGACACCGGCAGCCTCTACCTGCACTGCGACCCCACGGCGAGTCACTACCTGAAGTTAGTGCTCGATGCGGTGTTCGGACCGGAGCATTTCAAGAGCGAAATCATCTGGAGAAGAACCGGTGCTCACGGAAAAGCGAGGCGCTTCGCGCCGGTGCATGACACGATCTTCTACTACGTGAAATCGCCAGACTTCGTTTGGAATCGACCGACCCGCCCATACATGCGAGGGCACGTTGAGCAGTATTTCGTTGAAGATGAGCATGGCTGGCGAACTGACTATTACGGCAATGTCCTTACTGGGTCGGGAACCCGCGGTGGTGAATCAGGTAAGCCATGGAAAGGGTTTGACCCGACTGCGAAGGGACGATACTGGGCCATTCCGGGGAAACTACTTGAGCAGATGAACGAAGACTTCAGTGGTCTTTCACAGCACCAAAAACTCGATCGTTTGTATGAGTTGGGCTGCATCAAGATTGAACCTGAGTCTGCTTGGCCGATACCCGAATGGTATGTGAAGCCGGATCATGGAACTCCTGTTTCCGACCTATGGACTTACCAGCCCTACACGGACGGTACTGTGTTTGGAACCGACGAAGGAATCGATGAAGATGTGCGGTGGCTATCGACACAAGACAAAGAGCGCCTCGGCTACCCCACGCAGAAACCCGAGGCCCTGCTTGAACGCATCATCAACGCTTCCAGCAACGAGGGCGACGTCGTGCTTGATCCGTTTTGCGGGTGCGGCACGGCGGTGGTCGCGGCGCAGAAGCTGGGCCGCCGTTGGCTCGGCATCGACATCACGCACCTGGCGACGAACCTGATCAAAGTCCGGCTGCGGGACACGTTCGGCCTGCACGCCGAGGCGGATTACGACGTGGTCGGTGAGCCGGAGAGCATCTCCGGGGCGCACCAGCTTTTCGAGGACGACGCGTACCAGTTCCAGTACAGGGCGTTGTCGCTGGTTGAGTGTTTCCCGCAGGAGAAGAAGAAGGGGGCGGACAAGGGTATCGACGGTCGGCTGTGGATCGACGACGGCGGGAAGACGCGGCAGGTGATCATCAGCGTGAAGGGTGGGAAGAACGTGAGCGTGCAAATGGTGCGGGACTTGCGCGGGGTGGTGGAGCGGGAGAAGGCGGCGGTCGGAGTGTTCATCACGCTCGCTGAGCCGACCAAGCCGATGGTGAAGGAAGCGGCCGATGCGGGGTTCTTCGAGAGCGGCACGGTGGCCGGCTCGAAAGTGCCGCGGCTGCAAATCCTTACGATCCAGAATCTGCTCGACGGCGACCACATTGAGCTGCCGGCTCAAACGCTCATCCGAGCAACCAAGCAAGCCCCCAAAGCTCGCAAGCGAAAGAAGGAAGAGCCCGGTTTGTACGGGTGA
- a CDS encoding aldo/keto reductase, whose product MQTRTLGSTGLDVTVVGVGTWQLGGEWGRDYTQADADPIFDAARDARINLIDTAECYGDHESERLIGNAIADDRDHWILATKFGHKFHGNMDRTEPREPKDVRQQLEESLQALRTDHVELLQYHSWGDEEFFRDDVLAELHKLKDEGKYLHLGNSVGSNTNAKQVAASRDRGIEFIQIIYNRLDRGPEQEVFDICQNQNLGVLARVPLASGYLTGKYAPGDEDKFTATDHRSRKDKSDVRAKLEEAQRITRDEVPDGVDMASWALAWCLKNDAVTTVIPGCKDAEQVRSNAAAAIKA is encoded by the coding sequence ATGCAAACGCGCACCCTCGGCTCCACCGGGCTCGACGTCACCGTCGTCGGCGTCGGCACCTGGCAACTCGGCGGCGAGTGGGGTCGGGACTACACGCAGGCCGACGCCGACCCGATCTTCGACGCCGCCCGGGACGCCAGGATCAACCTCATCGACACCGCCGAGTGCTACGGCGACCACGAGTCCGAACGCCTCATCGGCAATGCCATCGCCGATGACCGCGACCACTGGATCCTCGCGACCAAGTTCGGCCACAAGTTCCACGGCAACATGGACCGCACCGAGCCCCGCGAGCCGAAAGACGTCCGCCAGCAACTGGAGGAATCGCTCCAAGCCCTCCGCACCGACCACGTCGAGCTGCTGCAGTACCACTCGTGGGGCGACGAAGAGTTTTTCAGGGACGACGTCCTCGCCGAGCTGCACAAGCTCAAGGACGAGGGCAAGTACCTCCACCTCGGCAACAGCGTCGGCTCCAACACCAACGCCAAGCAAGTCGCCGCCAGCCGGGACCGCGGCATCGAGTTCATCCAGATCATCTATAACCGCTTGGACCGCGGACCCGAACAAGAAGTCTTCGACATCTGCCAGAACCAAAACCTCGGCGTCCTCGCCCGAGTCCCCCTCGCCAGCGGCTACCTCACCGGCAAGTACGCCCCCGGCGACGAGGACAAGTTCACCGCCACCGACCACCGCAGCCGCAAGGACAAGTCCGACGTCCGCGCCAAGCTCGAAGAAGCCCAGCGCATCACACGCGACGAAGTCCCGGACGGAGTCGACATGGCCAGCTGGGCGCTAGCGTGGTGCCTGAAGAACGACGCCGTGACGACGGTCATCCCCGGCTGCAAGGACGCGGAGCAAGTGAGAAGCAACGCCGCCGCGGCGATCAAGGCCTAA
- a CDS encoding phosphoenolpyruvate carboxylase, with amino-acid sequence MSADVPTPTARSFDKIDADLARLTNLFHRTLDDLGEGELAEHVREAGDTEHVPDNDDDAQRLGQVDSIAFQLLNMVEENAAARFRERRESEGGPAALPGSWGQHLRKLKDAGVSEADVAAALPKMRIEPVLTAHPTEAKRSTVLEQHRAMYRLMSDREDDVTPADRDRNDLRMMASLERLWRTGEILLDKPTVDAERDNLIYYLREVFPDALAGVDRRLRSAWAAVGFDPAAIAEPAALPQVRFGLWAGGDRDGHPGVTPQVTRDTLDELRRGAVKVLDRQLSALAETLTLSGSFQEPLPALLKRIDELAHHHPRRWHRLHRRFGDEPWRQLVQLMRTHLPRTGDLDADDGHGYVSADEIRADLMVLRASLLAVGAGRLVTLDLDPLIRTLDCFGLHLAALDIRQNSGFHDRAMSQLLRSAGVDDADSWADWPEDRRLALLNAELQSPRPFSRWGRNLGTEADDVLATYRILVEQIDRRGTDGLGALIVSMTQRVSDLLVVYIFAREAGLAKFNDGQLTCPLPVVPLLETVDDLRRGPDILRDFLAHPVTRHSIDRRGGVQQVMLGYSDSNKDSGILSSQWTLHAAQEKLSAFAEEAGVRLRYFHGRGGTISRGAGPTHRFLEALPFASLGGDVRLTEQGETVAQKYANHETAVHNLELLVAGVSGVTLLHNAKGHRPRPLQQVVKQLAQTSREAYQDLLATDGFLRFFGQATPIDVLEQSNIGSRPSRRRQKAERQLEDLRAIPWVFSWNQARFYLPGWYGLGTALEKLQQSDASVFNEIDAAADRWPFLRYVLTNVETNIASANEELMSLYAQLVDDEALRETFLGRVLDEYHRTRRMLDAIYGKELDQRRPRMWKTLQMRDERLHALHRQQIALLREWRSDEDSDLLPQLLLNVNAIASGLRTTG; translated from the coding sequence GTGTCTGCTGATGTCCCCACGCCCACTGCTCGTTCGTTTGACAAGATTGATGCCGACCTGGCTCGGCTGACGAACCTTTTTCATCGCACGCTGGATGATCTTGGCGAGGGTGAGTTGGCCGAGCATGTGCGGGAGGCGGGCGACACCGAGCATGTGCCGGACAACGACGATGATGCGCAGCGGCTCGGGCAGGTGGACTCGATCGCGTTTCAGTTGTTGAACATGGTCGAGGAAAACGCCGCGGCGCGGTTCCGGGAGCGGCGTGAATCCGAGGGCGGGCCGGCGGCGCTACCGGGGTCGTGGGGTCAGCACTTGCGGAAGCTCAAGGACGCCGGGGTGAGCGAGGCCGACGTCGCCGCGGCGTTGCCGAAGATGCGGATCGAGCCGGTGCTCACCGCCCACCCGACCGAGGCGAAACGCTCCACCGTCCTCGAACAACACCGGGCGATGTACCGGCTGATGAGCGATCGCGAGGACGACGTCACCCCCGCCGACCGCGACCGCAACGACCTTCGGATGATGGCGTCGCTGGAGCGGCTCTGGCGGACCGGCGAGATCCTGCTGGACAAGCCGACCGTCGACGCCGAGCGGGACAACCTGATCTACTACCTGCGTGAGGTGTTCCCCGACGCACTAGCCGGCGTCGACCGGCGACTGCGATCGGCGTGGGCGGCGGTGGGATTTGATCCGGCGGCGATCGCCGAGCCGGCCGCATTGCCGCAGGTGCGGTTCGGACTGTGGGCCGGCGGCGATCGTGACGGTCATCCTGGCGTGACGCCGCAGGTCACCCGCGACACACTGGACGAACTCCGCCGCGGCGCGGTGAAGGTGCTCGACCGCCAACTCTCCGCGTTGGCCGAGACGCTCACGCTCAGCGGCAGCTTCCAGGAACCGCTGCCCGCCCTGCTCAAACGGATCGACGAACTCGCCCACCATCACCCGCGACGTTGGCACCGCCTTCATCGGCGCTTCGGCGACGAGCCGTGGCGACAACTCGTGCAACTAATGCGTACCCACCTGCCACGCACCGGCGACCTCGACGCCGACGATGGGCACGGCTACGTCAGTGCCGACGAGATCCGGGCCGATCTGATGGTGCTGCGAGCGAGCCTGTTGGCCGTTGGGGCCGGCCGACTCGTCACGCTCGACCTCGACCCGCTGATCCGCACGCTCGACTGCTTCGGCCTGCACCTGGCCGCGCTCGACATCCGGCAGAACTCGGGCTTCCACGATCGCGCGATGAGCCAACTGCTCCGAAGCGCGGGCGTCGACGATGCCGATTCGTGGGCCGACTGGCCGGAAGATCGCCGGCTCGCGTTGCTCAACGCCGAGTTGCAAAGCCCCCGGCCCTTCTCCCGCTGGGGCCGCAACCTCGGCACCGAAGCGGACGACGTGCTGGCGACCTACCGCATCCTCGTCGAGCAGATCGACCGCCGCGGCACCGACGGGCTCGGCGCGTTGATCGTCTCGATGACCCAGCGCGTCAGCGACCTGCTGGTGGTGTACATCTTCGCCCGAGAGGCGGGGCTTGCGAAGTTCAACGACGGCCAGCTCACTTGTCCGCTGCCGGTGGTGCCGTTGCTGGAAACGGTCGACGACCTACGCCGTGGCCCGGACATCCTGCGGGATTTCCTTGCCCACCCGGTCACCCGGCATTCGATCGATCGGCGCGGCGGCGTGCAGCAGGTCATGCTCGGCTACTCCGACTCCAACAAGGACAGCGGCATCCTGTCGAGCCAGTGGACCCTGCACGCGGCGCAAGAGAAGCTCAGCGCGTTCGCCGAGGAGGCGGGCGTTCGATTGCGCTACTTCCACGGTCGCGGCGGCACGATCAGCCGCGGCGCCGGGCCGACCCACCGGTTCCTCGAAGCGTTGCCGTTTGCGAGCCTCGGCGGGGACGTGCGGCTCACCGAACAAGGCGAAACCGTCGCCCAGAAGTACGCCAACCACGAGACGGCGGTGCACAACCTCGAACTGCTCGTCGCCGGAGTCAGCGGCGTGACGCTGCTGCACAATGCCAAGGGCCACCGTCCCCGGCCGCTGCAGCAGGTCGTCAAGCAACTCGCCCAGACCAGCCGGGAGGCGTATCAGGACCTGCTCGCGACCGACGGGTTTCTGCGGTTCTTCGGACAAGCAACGCCGATTGACGTGCTCGAACAGAGCAATATAGGCTCCCGCCCGTCGCGCCGACGCCAGAAAGCCGAGCGGCAACTTGAAGACCTGCGGGCGATTCCGTGGGTGTTCAGCTGGAACCAGGCGCGGTTCTACCTGCCGGGCTGGTATGGGCTCGGCACCGCGCTGGAAAAGCTTCAGCAGTCCGACGCATCGGTGTTCAACGAAATCGACGCGGCCGCGGATCGCTGGCCATTCCTGCGGTACGTGCTGACCAACGTCGAGACCAACATCGCCAGCGCCAACGAGGAACTCATGTCGCTCTACGCCCAACTCGTCGACGACGAAGCGTTGCGCGAGACCTTCCTCGGACGTGTGCTCGACGAGTACCACCGGACCCGGCGAATGCTCGACGCGATCTATGGCAAGGAACTCGACCAACGTCGGCCCCGCATGTGGAAGACGCTGCAGATGCGCGACGAACGCCTGCACGCCCTGCACCGCCAACAAATCGCCCTGCTACGCGAGTGGCGCAGCGACGAAGACAGCGATCTGCTGCCGCAACTACTGCTAAACGTCAACGCGATCGCGTCAGGGTTGCGGACAACGGGGTAA
- a CDS encoding dipeptide ABC transporter ATP-binding protein, with protein sequence MSVAPTPVEPITRTVDAPLLSIKNLEVHFGSADKPLRAVDGISYDIARGETFCVVGESGSGKSITALSAMRLVPSPPGRIAGGLITLDGSGDLTQLPERQMRKIRGSKIAMIFQEPMTSLNPVYTIGDQIGEALKLHLDMNRREARDRTLELLEQVQIRNPKDTIDEYPHRFSGGMRQRVMIAMAIACEPDLLIADEPTTALDVTIQAEILRLIAELQERNGMSVMFITHDFDVVAEIADHVAVMRYGKIVEQGTKQEVLRNPTHPYTQELIAALPRNLKRLREEEVAAKKAEGKPVVDPHPSHDETAPGAATDAVLQVRDLRVWFPVKKGLLQRTVDHVKAVDDVSFDLPKSQILAVVGESGSGKTTLGRAILQLVPPTAGSVIFEGDELVGRSAGSLRPYRRNAQIIFQDPYSALNPRMTIGGMLTEIMRVHKIGDSKADRQDRAEAVMKRVELEPEMLRRYPHEFSGGQRQRIGIARALILQPRFIVCDEVTSALDVSVQAKLLQLLLDLRDEFGLTYLFITHNLGVVEFLADETLVMYKGKIAERGPTEQVVNDPQDDYTKKLLAAVPRM encoded by the coding sequence ATGTCCGTTGCACCGACCCCTGTCGAGCCGATCACGCGCACCGTGGATGCGCCGCTGTTGTCGATCAAGAACCTGGAGGTTCACTTCGGGTCGGCCGACAAGCCGTTGCGGGCGGTGGACGGGATTTCCTATGACATCGCGCGGGGTGAGACGTTTTGCGTGGTGGGGGAGTCGGGGTCGGGCAAGTCGATCACAGCACTCTCGGCGATGCGATTGGTACCAAGCCCGCCCGGGCGGATTGCCGGCGGGTTGATCACGCTCGACGGGTCGGGCGACCTGACCCAGTTGCCCGAGCGGCAGATGCGAAAAATCCGCGGCTCCAAGATCGCCATGATTTTCCAAGAGCCGATGACGAGCTTGAATCCCGTCTACACCATCGGCGACCAGATCGGCGAAGCGCTCAAGCTGCACCTCGACATGAACCGGCGGGAGGCGCGCGACCGAACCCTGGAGCTGCTCGAGCAGGTGCAGATTCGCAACCCGAAGGACACGATCGACGAGTACCCGCACCGCTTCTCCGGCGGCATGCGGCAGCGCGTGATGATCGCGATGGCGATCGCGTGTGAGCCGGACCTGCTGATCGCCGACGAGCCGACCACGGCGCTGGACGTGACGATCCAAGCGGAGATCTTGCGCCTGATCGCCGAGCTGCAGGAACGTAACGGGATGTCGGTCATGTTCATCACGCACGACTTCGACGTCGTGGCTGAGATCGCCGACCACGTCGCGGTGATGCGTTACGGCAAGATCGTCGAGCAGGGCACCAAGCAGGAGGTACTGCGGAACCCGACGCACCCCTACACGCAGGAACTGATCGCCGCCTTGCCGCGCAACCTTAAGCGACTGCGTGAGGAAGAGGTCGCGGCGAAGAAGGCCGAGGGCAAGCCGGTTGTCGATCCGCATCCGTCCCATGACGAAACAGCACCGGGGGCGGCCACCGATGCAGTGTTGCAGGTCCGCGATCTGCGCGTCTGGTTCCCAGTGAAGAAGGGCCTGCTGCAGCGGACGGTCGATCATGTGAAGGCCGTCGACGACGTGAGTTTTGACTTGCCCAAGAGCCAGATCCTCGCGGTGGTCGGCGAGTCGGGCAGCGGCAAGACGACGCTGGGCCGGGCGATCTTGCAGCTGGTGCCGCCGACGGCGGGGAGCGTGATCTTCGAGGGCGACGAGTTGGTGGGTCGGTCGGCGGGTTCTCTGCGCCCGTATCGGCGAAACGCTCAGATCATTTTCCAGGACCCGTACTCGGCGCTGAACCCGCGCATGACGATCGGCGGGATGCTCACCGAGATCATGCGCGTCCACAAGATCGGCGACTCCAAGGCCGACCGGCAGGACCGGGCCGAGGCGGTGATGAAGCGCGTCGAACTCGAACCCGAGATGCTCCGCCGTTACCCTCACGAGTTTTCCGGCGGCCAGCGCCAACGCATCGGCATCGCCCGGGCACTCATCCTTCAGCCCCGCTTCATCGTCTGTGACGAAGTCACCAGCGCCTTGGACGTGAGCGTTCAGGCGAAGCTGCTGCAACTGCTGCTGGACCTGCGTGACGAGTTCGGGCTGACGTACCTGTTCATCACGCACAACCTCGGCGTGGTGGAGTTCCTCGCCGACGAAACGCTGGTGATGTACAAGGGCAAGATCGCCGAGCGCGGCCCGACCGAGCAGGTCGTCAACGACCCGCAGGACGACTATACGAAGAAGCTGCTCGCGGCGGTGCCGCGGATGTGA
- a CDS encoding ABC transporter ATP-binding protein produces MLRRERTEPAESPVFRRMLGLLGPHRKLVGGGLFLLLLSVPCELVPGAAALYLVDDLITPFLTGATPGEAHPWLHAAVSLGGMLTSWPALLASVMVWMAVIAVLGIAFKAASTNLMERAAQKLILDLRRDVYDKLQHQSLGYLHRQRTGDLMSRGIGDVDQVQQFIVNGVDQVLAEGLIWLAAVVTVFFIDWRVALFTVVPILMVYALLRIFNAKAKPIYKAARESAGAVSTRLQENLGGLTTIKIFNREVVESKRFADATETNYDDQIRATNMRTIYFPFTGVLANFAGVAMYGSGAYFILTGSFTLGGLLAFRAFYWRLFGPVFTLARVNDLIQRSTAAARRVFEVLDEPVELPDKPDAKPLPKVDGHLRLEGVTFHYRNKPEPVLRDVTIDIPAGKTVALCGPSGAGKSTVLNMLLRFYDPTTGKITLDDIDLRDVQRGALRRHYALVQQETFLFADTIAANLRFGRPNASDEQLKAAVTAANIGEFIDALPDGYDTMVGERGVLLSGGQKQRLSLARAFLADPEILLLDEPTSSVEPASEAAILRSIMELLRGRTTVLTSHRPSLIESADLVYVIENGSVVASGSVEDARRSNAWFAAFLGDDAESDAMINN; encoded by the coding sequence ATGCTTCGCCGCGAACGCACCGAACCCGCCGAGTCGCCCGTGTTTCGGCGGATGCTGGGGTTGCTCGGACCGCATCGGAAGCTCGTCGGGGGCGGGTTGTTTCTGCTGTTGCTCAGCGTGCCGTGTGAGTTGGTGCCGGGGGCGGCGGCGTTGTACCTCGTGGATGATTTGATCACGCCGTTCCTGACCGGGGCGACGCCAGGGGAGGCGCATCCGTGGTTGCACGCGGCGGTGTCGCTGGGCGGTATGCTCACGTCTTGGCCGGCGTTGCTGGCAAGCGTGATGGTGTGGATGGCGGTCATCGCGGTGCTCGGCATCGCGTTCAAGGCGGCGTCGACCAATCTCATGGAGCGGGCCGCCCAGAAACTCATCCTCGACCTGCGCCGCGACGTGTACGACAAGCTCCAGCACCAATCGCTCGGCTACCTCCACCGACAACGTACCGGCGATCTCATGTCGCGCGGCATCGGTGACGTCGACCAAGTCCAGCAGTTCATCGTCAACGGCGTCGACCAAGTGCTTGCCGAGGGCCTGATCTGGCTCGCGGCGGTGGTGACGGTGTTCTTCATTGACTGGCGGGTGGCGCTGTTCACGGTCGTGCCGATCCTGATGGTGTACGCGCTGCTGCGAATCTTCAACGCGAAGGCGAAGCCGATCTATAAGGCAGCCCGTGAATCGGCTGGCGCGGTTTCGACGCGGCTGCAGGAGAACCTCGGGGGGCTGACCACGATCAAGATCTTCAACCGCGAAGTCGTCGAGTCCAAGCGCTTCGCCGACGCGACCGAAACAAACTACGACGACCAGATCCGCGCGACGAACATGCGCACGATCTACTTCCCCTTCACCGGCGTGCTCGCCAACTTCGCCGGCGTCGCGATGTACGGGTCGGGGGCGTACTTCATTCTCACCGGCTCGTTTACGCTTGGCGGGTTGCTGGCGTTCCGCGCGTTTTACTGGCGGTTGTTCGGGCCGGTGTTCACGTTGGCACGGGTGAACGATCTGATCCAGCGCAGCACGGCGGCGGCGCGGCGGGTGTTCGAGGTGCTGGACGAGCCGGTCGAGCTACCGGACAAGCCCGACGCGAAGCCGCTGCCGAAAGTCGACGGGCATCTGCGGCTCGAGGGCGTGACCTTCCACTACCGCAACAAACCCGAGCCGGTGCTGCGCGACGTGACCATCGACATTCCCGCCGGCAAGACCGTCGCGCTCTGCGGCCCCAGCGGTGCAGGCAAGAGCACCGTGCTCAACATGCTGCTGCGGTTCTACGACCCGACCACCGGCAAGATCACGCTCGACGACATCGACCTGCGCGACGTGCAGCGCGGGGCGCTGCGTCGGCACTACGCGCTGGTGCAACAGGAGACGTTCCTCTTCGCCGACACCATCGCGGCCAACCTGCGCTTCGGTCGGCCCAACGCAAGCGACGAACAACTGAAAGCCGCCGTCACCGCGGCGAACATCGGCGAGTTCATCGACGCCCTACCCGACGGCTACGACACCATGGTCGGCGAGCGCGGCGTTCTGCTCAGCGGCGGCCAGAAGCAACGCCTGAGCCTCGCCCGCGCCTTCCTCGCCGACCCGGAGATCCTGCTGCTCGACGAGCCGACCAGCAGCGTCGAACCCGCCAGCGAAGCCGCGATCCTGCGCTCGATCATGGAACTGCTCCGCGGACGAACGACGGTGCTCACCAGCCACCGCCCAAGCCTGATCGAGTCGGCCGACCTGGTCTACGTCATCGAAAACGGAAGCGTCGTCGCCAGCGGGAGCGTCGAGGATGCCCGGCGGAGTAACGCATGGTTCGCAGCGTTTCTCGGGGATGATGCCGAGTCTGATGCGATGATCAACAACTAG
- the rpmI gene encoding 50S ribosomal protein L35, with product MRTTHKPNKSYKKRVKVTATGKVVYQQANRRHLLSGRTGDQLRRYARPGVLDETQAKPIRALIGKAGKNPTKVAYLKEQARRKAEAEK from the coding sequence ATGCGAACCACCCACAAGCCCAACAAGAGCTACAAGAAGCGCGTGAAAGTCACCGCCACCGGCAAGGTTGTCTACCAGCAGGCCAACCGTCGGCACTTGCTCAGCGGTCGCACCGGCGACCAACTCCGCCGCTATGCCCGTCCCGGCGTTCTCGACGAAACCCAGGCCAAGCCCATCCGGGCCCTCATTGGCAAAGCCGGTAAGAATCCCACGAAGGTCGCCTACCTTAAGGAACAAGCCCGCCGCAAGGCCGAGGCCGAGAAGTAA
- the lipB gene encoding lipoyl(octanoyl) transferase LipB — MRIIDLDTMPYQAAWDEQLRYHAEVLENGEPVLITVEHPPTITFGRRADDAEGNLKVDRDLLKRKNVALVESDRGGDITYHGPGQLICYPIVRIADHGLTVGSYMRLLQDATIQALAKFHLPARTDPDAVGVWVDPPHVRGVESAKIAAMGVRVRKGVTLHGLALNIETRLSDFEMIVPCGLERPVTSVQAVLGSHAPSYIAVKAMMVRCLKSALAR, encoded by the coding sequence ATGCGGATCATCGATCTCGACACCATGCCTTACCAAGCGGCGTGGGATGAACAGCTTCGGTATCACGCCGAGGTGCTCGAGAACGGGGAGCCGGTGCTGATCACCGTGGAGCATCCGCCGACGATCACGTTCGGTCGGCGGGCTGACGACGCCGAGGGCAACCTCAAAGTCGATCGTGATCTGCTGAAGCGTAAGAACGTCGCGCTCGTCGAGTCCGACCGTGGCGGAGACATCACCTACCACGGGCCCGGCCAACTCATCTGCTATCCGATCGTCCGCATCGCCGATCACGGCCTGACCGTCGGCAGCTACATGCGCCTGCTGCAAGACGCCACGATCCAGGCTCTGGCCAAGTTCCACCTGCCGGCGCGGACCGATCCGGACGCGGTGGGGGTGTGGGTCGACCCGCCGCACGTCCGCGGCGTCGAGTCGGCCAAGATCGCGGCCATGGGCGTGCGGGTCCGCAAGGGGGTCACCCTTCACGGGCTCGCGCTCAACATCGAGACCAGGCTCAGCGACTTCGAGATGATCGTGCCTTGCGGACTGGAACGGCCGGTGACGAGCGTGCAGGCGGTCCTGGGCAGCCACGCCCCGAGCTACATCGCGGTCAAGGCGATGATGGTTCGGTGCCTCAAGTCGGCACTGGCCCGCTGA
- a CDS encoding PspC domain-containing protein, translating to MQLDPTQRLARSESHRMIGGVCGGIALFLGWDPTLVRVLYVIVSIVSVAFPGLLVYLLLWLVMPRGY from the coding sequence ATGCAACTCGACCCCACCCAACGTCTGGCACGCTCGGAATCCCACCGCATGATCGGTGGCGTCTGCGGCGGTATCGCGCTGTTTCTTGGTTGGGATCCGACGCTCGTGCGCGTTCTCTACGTCATCGTCTCGATCGTGAGCGTGGCGTTCCCGGGCCTGCTCGTTTACCTGCTGCTTTGGCTCGTAATGCCGCGCGGCTACTGA
- the rplT gene encoding 50S ribosomal protein L20, with amino-acid sequence MPRITGGAKQAQKRKKLLKRACGTVGQPGHNYRSAITAVKRADKFAWIHRRQKKRNFRQLWVIRLNAACRERGVRYSQFIHALTKSGIELNRKMLSELAIEDPKAFDAVFDQVKSHIA; translated from the coding sequence ATGCCACGCATCACCGGTGGGGCCAAGCAGGCCCAGAAACGTAAGAAGCTCCTCAAGCGCGCCTGCGGCACCGTCGGCCAGCCCGGCCACAACTACCGCTCGGCTATCACCGCCGTCAAACGCGCCGACAAGTTCGCCTGGATCCACCGCCGCCAGAAGAAGCGCAACTTCCGCCAGCTTTGGGTGATCCGCCTCAACGCCGCCTGTCGCGAGCGCGGCGTCCGCTACAGCCAGTTCATCCACGCCCTCACCAAGAGCGGCATCGAGCTCAACCGCAAGATGCTCAGCGAGCTCGCCATCGAAGACCCCAAAGCCTTCGACGCGGTGTTCGATCAGGTCAAAAGCCACATCGCGTAA